Proteins encoded in a region of the Flavobacterium sp. MDT1-60 genome:
- a CDS encoding serine hydrolase: MKMSLLKKTNIPQILFLILVLSSCGKDKKTIVDSTPTVEDTMPKMKPLGPEKRLSQAYINSVKGRINHFYVKNWPNNSMNGSFLVARNGQIIFERYNGYANKNEGTKITADTPVQIASVSKVLTATAVLKLVNAGKIDLDQKVNTILKTFPYEDCTIRMLLSHRSGMRNYAYFTDHDKSVWDRHNQLTNAAILNILATKDVGLESKTGTRFGYCNTNYAMLALIIEKVTGLTYKEAMSEIIFKPLGMRHTYVFDDDKDRKKIVPSYKGNGAEIGFDYLDNVYGDKNIFSTVRDLLKFDRARNSPDFLKPALLKEVFTGYSNERKGTKNYGLGIRMINWETGQNFYFHNGWWHGNTSSYITLKKENITILALSNKMTRNTYAVRKLAPIFGDYPFNFKDEE, from the coding sequence ATGAAAATGAGTCTCCTAAAAAAAACAAATATACCACAAATACTTTTTCTAATCTTAGTTTTAAGCTCATGCGGAAAAGATAAAAAAACAATTGTTGATAGTACTCCAACAGTTGAAGATACAATGCCAAAGATGAAGCCATTAGGTCCTGAAAAAAGACTCTCACAGGCTTATATCAATTCAGTAAAAGGGAGAATAAATCATTTTTACGTTAAAAACTGGCCAAACAACAGCATGAACGGAAGCTTTCTTGTGGCCAGGAATGGTCAGATTATCTTTGAAAGATATAATGGATATGCCAATAAAAACGAAGGAACAAAAATAACAGCAGATACTCCTGTACAAATTGCTTCTGTCAGCAAGGTTTTAACTGCTACCGCGGTTCTAAAATTGGTCAATGCAGGTAAAATTGATCTGGATCAAAAAGTAAATACAATCTTAAAAACATTTCCATACGAAGACTGTACTATTAGAATGTTATTAAGTCATCGCAGCGGTATGCGTAACTACGCCTATTTTACAGATCACGACAAATCGGTTTGGGATAGACATAATCAGCTTACCAATGCTGCTATTTTAAACATTCTGGCAACGAAAGATGTTGGATTGGAATCAAAAACGGGAACACGTTTTGGTTATTGCAATACCAATTACGCAATGCTGGCGCTTATCATCGAAAAAGTTACCGGTTTGACTTATAAGGAAGCGATGTCTGAAATCATTTTTAAACCTTTAGGCATGAGACATACTTATGTTTTTGACGATGACAAAGACAGAAAAAAAATTGTTCCGTCATACAAAGGCAATGGTGCAGAAATTGGATTTGATTACCTGGATAATGTATACGGAGATAAAAATATCTTTTCGACAGTTCGCGATCTTTTAAAATTTGACAGAGCCAGAAATTCACCTGACTTCTTGAAACCTGCTTTATTAAAAGAAGTCTTCACAGGCTACAGCAATGAAAGAAAAGGTACAAAAAATTATGGTTTAGGAATCCGAATGATCAATTGGGAAACCGGTCAAAATTTCTATTTCCATAATGGCTGGTGGCATGGTAATACCTCATCATATATTACTTTAAAGAAAGAAAATATTACCATTCTTGCCTTATCCAATAAAATGACCAGAAACACTTATGCGGTTCGTAAACTGGCACCAATTTTTGGAGATTATCCTTTTAATTTCAAAGACGAAGAATAA
- a CDS encoding toxin-antitoxin system YwqK family antitoxin, translated as MKLKIIVLFLLIICGFTSCQKEVLGKYYNIEDDKALHYIDFKEDGTFFHYYKKGSVERSHSGKWTQEDNKINIFNWEEYSIGYLEIISGMGKVEFGTTLGNQIFWIHGSRLDVTPDGSNYADYIKEEDVEEVRTRRKKREEEREAYLKNKDTFYYPNTKIIKAIGIEEDDSERTVKNYDWKHFYTTGELESEGQYASNRKEGIWKYYYKNGQLRELGAFQDSLRVGTWEYYHESGNLKEKGIHIYIEKGGIDKVSENSSSKYYLTQKRGKWKYYDTDGKLIQTKEFPSREKAYDSLYLSWSDNKDKESVVSDREKRIIEDDKDYNKYKESLAGKK; from the coding sequence ATGAAATTAAAGATTATTGTATTGTTTTTGCTTATTATATGTGGGTTTACCTCCTGCCAGAAAGAAGTTTTAGGAAAATACTATAACATCGAAGATGATAAAGCCCTCCATTATATTGACTTTAAAGAAGATGGCACTTTTTTTCATTACTATAAAAAAGGTTCCGTTGAACGCAGTCATTCCGGTAAATGGACTCAGGAAGATAATAAAATAAATATTTTTAACTGGGAAGAATATAGTATTGGGTATTTAGAGATTATATCTGGTATGGGGAAGGTAGAATTTGGAACCACCCTTGGCAACCAAATTTTTTGGATACATGGTTCTCGACTGGATGTTACTCCGGATGGGAGTAATTATGCAGATTATATAAAAGAAGAAGATGTAGAGGAGGTAAGAACAAGAAGAAAGAAAAGAGAAGAGGAAAGGGAAGCCTATTTAAAAAATAAGGACACTTTTTATTATCCTAATACAAAAATTATTAAAGCTATTGGGATAGAGGAAGATGATTCTGAAAGGACAGTTAAAAATTACGATTGGAAACATTTTTATACTACTGGTGAATTAGAATCAGAAGGACAATATGCATCGAATAGAAAAGAAGGGATTTGGAAATATTATTACAAAAATGGACAACTAAGGGAATTAGGTGCATTTCAGGACAGTTTAAGAGTTGGTACTTGGGAATATTATCATGAGAGTGGAAATTTAAAAGAAAAAGGGATACATATATATATAGAAAAAGGCGGGATAGATAAAGTATCTGAAAACTCAAGTTCTAAATATTACTTAACCCAAAAACGAGGTAAATGGAAGTATTATGATACTGATGGTAAACTGATACAAACTAAGGAATTCCCCTCTAGAGAAAAGGCATATGATAGTTTATATCTTTCCTGGAGTGATAATAAAGATAAAGAAAGTGTTGTTTCTGATCGCGAGAAACGTATTATAGAGGATGATAAAGATTATAATAAATATAAAGAATCATTAGCTGGTAAAAAATAA
- a CDS encoding ankyrin repeat domain-containing protein, with translation MSCKKSENENVIKTASTQSSKGNQDQNYIKKAIESDQADFVHYIDTTKNINAFYKFDESNSYTILGYCCKFDRYDFVKKLISKKADITLGEEDEDYQYDALYVAIENQNEKIVDLLLENKANVNSIYTEGGLTSLSFACQFSNFHIVEALINHNADIKGKYNPQTEMASIPIIEAVKSKNKEAVKLLVEKGADVNQVDLEETSALSYAKAKDQEIYNLLNLLLKDKVKFSTPITEKFLGKFEANTEGELTTDGTGHTTYHFSITTNGIVLKAEAFRGDFLCEGNYKGVEKDNILEVYYDEKDDRCKQSKPNYIIKKEADKYFIKGVGGEGTINEWIKLEKNKP, from the coding sequence TTGAGTTGTAAAAAATCAGAAAATGAAAATGTAATTAAAACGGCGTCAACTCAATCTTCTAAAGGAAATCAAGATCAAAATTATATAAAAAAAGCAATAGAATCAGATCAGGCAGATTTTGTTCATTATATAGATACAACTAAAAATATAAATGCTTTTTACAAATTTGATGAATCCAATTCCTATACAATATTAGGATATTGCTGTAAATTTGACAGATATGATTTTGTAAAAAAGCTTATTTCGAAAAAAGCCGATATAACATTGGGTGAAGAGGATGAAGATTATCAATATGATGCACTTTATGTTGCAATAGAGAATCAAAATGAAAAAATTGTTGATTTACTTTTAGAAAATAAAGCAAATGTAAATAGTATCTATACAGAGGGTGGTCTTACATCACTTTCCTTTGCCTGCCAATTTTCTAATTTTCATATTGTTGAAGCATTAATTAATCATAATGCTGACATAAAAGGGAAGTATAATCCACAAACTGAAATGGCTTCTATTCCTATAATAGAAGCTGTAAAGAGTAAAAATAAAGAAGCAGTTAAACTATTAGTAGAAAAAGGTGCAGATGTAAATCAAGTTGATTTAGAAGAGACTTCGGCCTTAAGTTATGCTAAAGCCAAAGATCAGGAAATTTATAATTTATTGAATCTGCTATTAAAAGATAAAGTAAAATTTAGCACGCCAATCACTGAAAAATTTCTAGGCAAATTTGAAGCAAACACGGAAGGCGAATTAACTACAGATGGAACAGGACATACTACTTATCATTTTTCGATTACAACAAACGGAATTGTATTAAAGGCAGAAGCTTTTAGGGGAGACTTTTTATGCGAAGGAAATTATAAAGGAGTTGAAAAAGATAATATTTTAGAGGTTTATTACGACGAGAAAGATGACCGTTGTAAACAATCAAAACCTAATTACATTATAAAAAAAGAAGCAGATAAATACTTTATTAAAGGAGTTGGAGGTGAAGGGACTATTAACGAATGGATAAAATTGGAAAAAAATAAACCATAA
- a CDS encoding NAD(P)-dependent oxidoreductase: MKFGIIKERKSPPDRRVVFSPNELAKLKQLYHEATVEVESSDIRIFSDMQYKSMGINVTEDVSDCDVLFGVKEVPVENLIPDKAYFFFSHTIKKQPYNRKLLKAILEKNIDLYDHETIVDAENRRLIGFGKYAGMVGVYNGIRAFGIKFELFKLPKAETLAGKEALIMHLKRLTLPPLKFVVTGTGKVGSGAKEILDAIKVKEVTVDNYLTKNYTQSVYVQLDVLEYNKRIDGQVLDFNDFTSHPEAYVSDFEKFTKVSDIYYAGHFYDNAAPMILTQEMLNASDCKLRVVADISCDVNGPIACTLRSSTIEEPIYGYFPLENKEVDVFHPAAIVVMAVDNLPCEIPKDASEGFGEQFMEHVIPAFFNGDKDGILQRAKITEKGKLTPRFAYLQDYVDGK, from the coding sequence ATGAAATTTGGAATTATAAAAGAAAGAAAATCCCCACCAGACAGACGTGTAGTATTCTCACCTAATGAACTTGCTAAATTAAAACAGCTTTATCATGAAGCCACTGTTGAGGTTGAAAGTTCTGATATTCGAATTTTTTCAGATATGCAATATAAGAGCATGGGTATAAACGTTACAGAAGATGTTTCGGATTGCGACGTTTTATTTGGTGTAAAAGAAGTCCCTGTTGAAAATTTGATTCCAGACAAGGCCTATTTCTTTTTTTCGCATACTATAAAAAAACAACCTTATAATAGAAAACTATTAAAGGCAATTTTAGAAAAGAATATCGATTTATACGATCATGAAACTATCGTTGATGCTGAAAATCGTCGTTTAATTGGCTTCGGAAAATATGCCGGTATGGTTGGTGTTTATAACGGAATTCGTGCATTCGGAATAAAATTTGAATTGTTCAAATTGCCTAAAGCCGAAACACTGGCAGGAAAAGAAGCTTTAATCATGCATTTAAAACGTCTTACTTTACCACCTTTAAAATTTGTTGTTACAGGAACCGGAAAAGTAGGAAGTGGTGCAAAAGAAATTTTAGACGCTATTAAAGTAAAAGAAGTTACGGTCGATAATTATTTGACTAAAAACTATACGCAGTCTGTTTACGTGCAGCTGGATGTTTTAGAATACAATAAACGAATTGATGGACAGGTTTTAGATTTCAATGATTTCACCTCACATCCTGAAGCATATGTTTCTGATTTTGAAAAATTCACTAAGGTTTCTGACATTTATTATGCAGGTCACTTTTATGACAATGCAGCACCAATGATTTTAACGCAGGAAATGTTGAATGCCAGTGACTGCAAATTAAGAGTAGTTGCTGATATTTCGTGTGATGTTAACGGACCAATTGCCTGCACATTGCGTTCTTCAACAATTGAAGAGCCTATTTATGGTTACTTTCCATTAGAGAATAAAGAAGTTGATGTTTTTCATCCTGCTGCAATTGTAGTCATGGCAGTTGATAATTTGCCGTGCGAAATCCCGAAAGATGCAAGTGAGGGTTTCGGAGAACAATTTATGGAACACGTTATTCCGGCATTTTTTAACGGAGATAAAGACGGAATTCTGCAAAGAGCTAAAATCACTGAAAAAGGAAAATTAAC
- a CDS encoding DUF6046 domain-containing protein, translating into MKFNFNVNEILDTKDIEYSGINYNESESKDFIIDKTGGEFNLRVFAPLVFEPLVKNDLNLPSLRIDAVTVNLNRSKIIKKEGIEGRDSTIKEHITNGDFGISIEGLIANETGDEYPKEKLFLLKQFLNAPYSLRVTHAILNRFGIYELVIDSYSIPSISGTKNIQKFTASATSDETVELIIRDNA; encoded by the coding sequence ATGAAATTCAATTTTAATGTAAACGAAATTTTAGATACCAAAGACATCGAATATAGTGGTATTAACTACAACGAATCAGAATCAAAAGATTTTATCATCGATAAAACCGGAGGTGAATTTAACTTAAGAGTCTTCGCTCCTTTAGTTTTTGAACCACTCGTAAAAAACGATCTTAATTTGCCAAGTTTACGAATCGATGCCGTTACGGTTAATCTAAATCGTTCAAAAATTATAAAAAAGGAAGGAATTGAAGGAAGAGATTCAACAATCAAAGAACACATTACAAATGGTGATTTTGGTATTTCCATTGAAGGGCTAATTGCCAATGAAACTGGAGATGAATATCCAAAGGAAAAACTTTTTTTATTGAAACAATTCTTAAATGCCCCTTATTCTTTAAGAGTAACACATGCTATTTTGAACCGATTTGGTATTTATGAACTGGTTATTGATTCTTATTCTATCCCTTCTATTTCCGGAACAAAAAATATTCAAAAATTTACTGCCAGCGCCACATCAGACGAAACCGTAGAACTAATAATTAGAGACAATGCTTAA